In Nocardioides sp., the following proteins share a genomic window:
- a CDS encoding CoA transferase, whose product MLALLERQATGLGQVVDVSMHEAVAVSGELANPYWFYPKVLLQRQTCRHAQPSPTQPALFECADGVQVYFALILSDARTWTTLVEWLATLGLDLDLGEEKYLALSYRQQHFSHIQTIMESFFLMQDSDTVYREAQSRGLPLGPVLAPEQLLEDEHLREREYFVDVEAGEGIVAQFSGAPFRFSYGTGEPSAPPRLDEHAAILDEQLVGQTS is encoded by the coding sequence TTGCTCGCGCTGCTCGAACGGCAGGCCACGGGGCTGGGGCAGGTCGTCGATGTCTCCATGCACGAGGCCGTGGCGGTCAGTGGTGAGTTGGCCAACCCCTATTGGTTCTATCCGAAGGTGCTCCTGCAGCGTCAGACGTGTCGGCACGCGCAACCCTCGCCCACACAGCCCGCGCTCTTCGAGTGCGCCGATGGCGTGCAGGTCTACTTCGCGCTGATCCTCAGCGACGCTCGCACGTGGACCACCCTCGTCGAGTGGTTGGCCACGCTGGGACTGGATCTGGACCTCGGCGAAGAGAAGTACCTCGCCTTGTCCTACCGCCAACAACACTTCAGCCACATCCAGACGATCATGGAGTCCTTTTTCTTGATGCAGGACTCCGACACCGTCTATCGCGAGGCACAAAGCCGAGGTCTGCCGCTGGGGCCGGTGCTGGCCCCAGAGCAGTTGCTGGAGGACGAGCACCTTCGTGAGCGCGAATATTTCGTGGACGTGGAGGCCGGGGAGGGCATCGTCGCGCAGTTCTCCGGAGCGCCGTTCCGCTTCTCCTACGGCACCGGAGAGCCGAGCGCACCTCCCCGCTTGGACGAGCACGCAGCCATCCTCGATGAGCAGTTGGTGGGGCAGACGTCGTGA
- a CDS encoding lipid-transfer protein, whose product MTSYRWMPDACAIAGIGTTEYSKASGVGVTALAADATLRALRDAGLTPGDVDGFVRSDYDEVSQVALADALGIDDISYWGQSGPGGSGPCAMVGQAVAAVTSGQASTVVVYRALNGRSGRRLGKGVSVPGGVGGNSSFLELFSPYGVTSPGQFFAMLARRHMSEHGLTQEALAEIAMVCRRRANANPAAQMYDRELTLEDYYASRMISDPLRLFDFCLETDGASAVVVTSAERARDLAQSPALIRSVAQGTGVRVGPGQMYPVLMTESLDHLTSRSTAARLYERAGLTAADVDVAQIYDCFTMTVYLQLADYGFCKPDEVSAFIEGGGLDLGGPIPINTAGGQLSEGYIHGMNHIVEGVRQIRGTSTSQVPGAEVSLVTSAPPPGASALILVAS is encoded by the coding sequence GTGACGAGCTATCGATGGATGCCGGACGCCTGCGCGATCGCAGGCATCGGCACGACCGAATACTCCAAAGCCAGTGGGGTCGGCGTGACCGCGCTCGCGGCCGATGCGACCTTGCGGGCGCTGCGCGATGCCGGGCTGACGCCTGGCGACGTCGACGGCTTCGTACGCAGTGACTACGACGAGGTCTCCCAGGTGGCGCTCGCCGATGCTCTGGGGATCGACGACATCTCGTATTGGGGACAGAGCGGCCCGGGAGGCTCGGGTCCGTGCGCCATGGTCGGGCAGGCCGTCGCCGCGGTGACCTCCGGTCAGGCGAGCACCGTCGTCGTCTACAGGGCACTCAACGGTCGTTCGGGTCGGCGGCTGGGCAAGGGCGTCTCCGTGCCTGGCGGCGTGGGGGGCAACTCGTCCTTCCTCGAACTCTTCTCGCCCTACGGCGTCACCTCGCCGGGCCAGTTCTTCGCGATGCTGGCGCGTCGCCACATGAGCGAGCACGGCCTCACCCAGGAGGCCCTCGCCGAGATCGCGATGGTGTGTCGTCGTCGGGCCAACGCGAACCCTGCAGCCCAGATGTACGACCGCGAGCTCACGCTGGAGGACTACTACGCCTCGCGGATGATCTCCGACCCGCTGCGGCTCTTCGACTTCTGCCTGGAGACAGACGGCGCGTCGGCCGTCGTGGTCACCTCGGCTGAGCGTGCCCGTGATCTGGCGCAATCGCCCGCCCTGATCCGCTCGGTCGCGCAAGGGACGGGCGTACGCGTCGGGCCGGGCCAGATGTATCCCGTGCTGATGACGGAGTCTCTCGATCACCTGACCTCGCGCAGCACCGCGGCGCGGCTCTATGAGCGTGCGGGTCTGACCGCTGCCGACGTCGACGTCGCGCAGATCTACGACTGCTTCACCATGACCGTCTATCTGCAACTGGCCGACTACGGCTTCTGCAAACCCGACGAGGTCTCCGCCTTTATCGAGGGCGGTGGGCTCGACCTGGGCGGCCCGATCCCGATCAACACCGCTGGCGGCCAACTCTCCGAGGGATACATCCACGGCATGAACCACATCGTCGAAGGCGTACGACAGATTCGCGGCACGTCGACCTCGCAGGTGCCGGGAGCCGAAGTCTCCTTGGTCACCTCGGCCCCGCCGCCGGGTGCGAGCGCACTGATCCTGGTGGCGTCATGA
- a CDS encoding zinc ribbon domain-containing protein yields the protein MSADTALGAEVGLRPVTTDPDTRGIFEAAREGRLVVQGCSACGQVQQPPRPVCRACLGTDLTWVDLPGRGVVHTWTVVEHQINPSFPVPYTTILVDVDPGTGQDPVRFLGHLAGRPDLHVGTPVTVEFVDLEDDITIPNWQLAAD from the coding sequence ATGAGCGCCGACACCGCACTGGGTGCGGAGGTGGGTCTGCGTCCGGTCACCACAGACCCCGACACCCGAGGGATCTTCGAGGCAGCACGCGAAGGACGTCTGGTGGTGCAGGGGTGCTCGGCCTGTGGCCAGGTGCAACAGCCCCCGCGTCCGGTGTGTCGAGCATGTCTGGGCACCGACCTGACCTGGGTCGACCTGCCCGGGAGGGGAGTGGTGCACACCTGGACGGTCGTCGAGCACCAGATCAACCCGAGCTTCCCCGTGCCTTACACCACGATCCTGGTCGACGTCGATCCGGGCACCGGGCAGGACCCGGTGCGATTCCTCGGTCACCTGGCCGGGCGACCTGATCTGCACGTGGGAACGCCCGTCACGGTCGAATTCGTCGACCTCGAGGACGACATCACTATCCCCAACTGGCAGTTGGCTGCCGACTGA
- a CDS encoding acyl-CoA dehydrogenase family protein has translation MAWDFQTDPEYQEKLDWVEQFIREEVEPADRMYEHPLDMADPVRNALIKPLQQQVRDRELWACHLGPELGGPGYGQLKLALLNERIGTTLSGPVVFGTQAPDSGNAEVLAHFGSDELKERFLKPLLAGEIASCFSMTEPTGGSDPTSFQCRAVRDGDHYVVNGEKWFSSNARFASFLVLMAVTDPDAERHRRASMFIVPTDTPGIEIVRNVGVTGHAGHQGTHAYVRYTDVKVPVANLLGEEGDGFKVAQVRLGGGRIHHAMRTVALVRRSLDMMLERAVSRETRGQRLGDLQLVQEMIADSWVQLEQFRLFVLQTAWKIDQLKDYKLVIKDIAGVKVAMPKVLQDVAGRALQLHGSLGISTEMPFGKYVLESFHMAIADGATEIHKQSVAKQLLRGVQPAPDLFPSQHGLRLQEQAEAKFAEALADLRSAGA, from the coding sequence ATGGCCTGGGACTTCCAGACCGACCCCGAATACCAGGAGAAGCTCGACTGGGTCGAGCAGTTCATCCGCGAAGAGGTCGAACCCGCCGACCGGATGTACGAGCACCCGCTTGACATGGCCGACCCCGTACGCAACGCGCTGATCAAGCCGCTGCAACAGCAGGTCCGCGACCGGGAGTTGTGGGCCTGCCACCTTGGTCCGGAACTGGGTGGGCCGGGTTATGGACAACTCAAGCTCGCGTTGCTCAACGAACGCATCGGCACGACTCTCAGCGGTCCTGTCGTCTTCGGCACGCAGGCGCCGGACTCGGGCAACGCTGAGGTATTGGCCCACTTCGGCTCCGACGAACTCAAGGAGAGATTCCTCAAGCCGCTGCTGGCCGGGGAGATCGCGTCGTGCTTCTCCATGACCGAGCCCACCGGCGGTTCGGACCCCACGTCGTTCCAGTGCCGCGCGGTCCGCGACGGCGACCACTACGTCGTCAACGGCGAGAAGTGGTTCTCGTCGAACGCCCGCTTCGCGTCCTTCCTGGTGCTGATGGCGGTCACCGACCCAGACGCAGAGCGCCACCGCCGCGCCTCGATGTTCATCGTGCCCACAGACACCCCGGGGATCGAGATCGTCCGCAATGTCGGGGTGACCGGACACGCGGGCCACCAGGGCACGCACGCCTACGTCCGCTACACCGACGTCAAGGTCCCGGTCGCGAACCTCCTCGGCGAGGAGGGCGACGGCTTCAAGGTTGCTCAGGTGCGCCTGGGTGGCGGCCGGATTCACCATGCGATGCGCACGGTGGCGCTCGTACGCCGGTCCCTCGACATGATGCTGGAACGCGCCGTGTCTCGCGAGACCCGGGGCCAGCGCCTGGGCGACCTGCAACTGGTGCAGGAGATGATCGCCGACTCGTGGGTGCAGTTGGAGCAGTTCCGTCTCTTCGTCCTCCAGACAGCCTGGAAGATCGACCAGCTCAAGGACTACAAACTCGTCATCAAGGACATCGCCGGGGTCAAGGTCGCCATGCCCAAGGTGCTCCAGGATGTGGCCGGTCGTGCCCTGCAGTTGCACGGTTCGTTGGGCATCTCCACGGAGATGCCGTTCGGCAAATACGTCCTCGAGAGCTTCCATATGGCGATCGCGGACGGCGCCACCGAGATCCACAAGCAGTCGGTCGCCAAGCAGTTGCTGCGTGGCGTGCAGCCCGCGCCCGACCTGTTCCCCTCGCAGCATGGATTGCGCCTGCAGGAGCAGGCCGAAGCAAAGTTCGCCGAGGCGCTCGCGGACCTGCGAAGCGCGGGGGCCTAG
- a CDS encoding acyl-CoA dehydrogenase family protein, translating into MILDDSEGVELRAELTSVLARLFERVAPLDQSVARAEMAIERGYDRELWERLNGEVGIVGLVVPEELGGAGAGLAEAAVVSELVGRRADALPWLGTLLCVQALATSGGEAAQRWLEPLVEGRAIGTVSWAEGLLAKDDDNGWQVSGEVDLVVDGSTADVLIARAETDDARRWFAVDLSEATRTRRDCLDLTRDLTHLSLSGVRATALEADESLGGTLTDYATVALAVEQLGVAEQCVEDAVAYAGTREQFGRTIGSFQAVKHTLADLATEADLARSLVEHALWASTADPTRFSEAAAMAMLAASGAAVTASAENVQIHGGIGFSWEHRAHLYFRKARSNEVLLGGRAVHVERVLAAHLVAS; encoded by the coding sequence ATGATTCTGGATGACTCCGAGGGTGTGGAGCTGCGCGCCGAACTCACCTCCGTGCTGGCCAGGCTGTTCGAGCGGGTTGCTCCTCTCGACCAGTCGGTCGCCCGCGCCGAGATGGCGATCGAGCGTGGCTATGACCGAGAACTCTGGGAGCGCCTCAACGGTGAGGTCGGAATCGTCGGGCTCGTGGTGCCGGAGGAACTCGGTGGTGCCGGAGCGGGCCTCGCCGAGGCAGCGGTCGTGTCCGAGTTGGTGGGACGGCGAGCGGACGCGTTGCCCTGGCTGGGCACGTTGCTGTGCGTACAGGCCCTCGCGACCAGCGGCGGCGAGGCCGCGCAGCGTTGGCTCGAGCCCCTCGTCGAGGGTCGAGCGATCGGCACCGTCAGCTGGGCCGAGGGGCTCCTGGCCAAGGACGACGACAATGGCTGGCAGGTCTCCGGCGAGGTCGACCTCGTTGTTGACGGCAGCACTGCGGACGTGTTGATCGCCCGTGCCGAGACAGACGATGCGCGTCGATGGTTCGCCGTCGATCTGTCGGAAGCGACGCGCACTCGGCGGGACTGTCTCGACCTGACGCGAGATCTCACTCACCTGTCCTTGTCGGGTGTTCGCGCCACCGCACTGGAGGCCGACGAATCGCTCGGGGGAACTCTCACTGACTACGCGACGGTCGCGTTGGCCGTCGAGCAACTGGGCGTCGCGGAACAATGCGTGGAAGACGCGGTCGCGTACGCCGGGACGCGTGAGCAGTTCGGAAGAACCATCGGCTCCTTCCAGGCGGTGAAGCACACGCTGGCCGACCTGGCGACCGAGGCAGACCTGGCCAGGTCACTGGTCGAGCATGCTCTCTGGGCGTCGACCGCCGATCCCACCCGATTCAGTGAGGCCGCTGCGATGGCGATGCTGGCGGCGTCGGGGGCGGCCGTCACGGCGTCGGCCGAGAACGTCCAGATCCATGGCGGGATCGGGTTCAGCTGGGAGCATCGCGCCCACCTCTACTTCCGCAAGGCGCGCAGCAACGAGGTGCTCCTGGGTGGCCGCGCCGTACACGTCGAGCGAGTCCTCGCCGCGCACCTGGTGGCGTCGTGA
- a CDS encoding FAD-dependent oxidoreductase — MTGGPQRVVVVGAGLGGGRTCAALRAAGFEGELTLVGAEQHAPYDRPPLTKGVLTQASDPDLGLDLAELRVDFLPGVRATGLDLAQRTLATDAGEQPYDALVLATGASPIRLPGDGPQVTIRTLDDAVALRDRLRPGSRLAIIGAGWIGAEIATAAVGLGAHVTCLEGADAPLAGPLGSEVGRLLLPWWHDVDLRLGVQVASVERDGVRLVGGELVPADTVLTAIGVRPEVGWLAHSGLEMAAGGVAVDSDRRTSDPHVYAIGDAAARWSDSLAARVHSGHWDEAVNGAIAVAATIVGKPQGLDEVPYFWSDQFGRKIQYVGQHRPSDTLVMRTHDDPAKWGAAWLDDHGRLTAHVSVGFPRAMVGARMAIQERRPIDPERCRDLAAAL, encoded by the coding sequence GTGACCGGAGGTCCCCAGCGGGTGGTCGTGGTCGGTGCCGGCCTGGGCGGCGGGCGTACGTGCGCTGCGCTGCGCGCTGCCGGCTTCGAGGGCGAGTTGACTCTCGTGGGGGCCGAGCAGCACGCGCCTTATGACCGGCCGCCGCTGACCAAGGGCGTCCTGACGCAAGCCAGCGATCCCGACCTCGGCCTCGACCTGGCCGAGCTGCGCGTCGACTTCCTGCCAGGCGTCCGTGCGACCGGCCTCGATCTGGCGCAACGCACGCTGGCGACCGACGCCGGGGAACAGCCGTACGACGCCCTCGTGCTGGCCACGGGCGCCTCCCCGATCCGGCTGCCCGGAGACGGTCCGCAGGTGACCATCCGCACGCTCGACGATGCCGTGGCGCTTCGCGACCGACTGCGACCGGGGAGCCGACTGGCGATCATCGGCGCCGGGTGGATCGGCGCCGAGATCGCAACCGCCGCCGTCGGGCTCGGCGCCCACGTCACCTGCCTCGAAGGAGCGGACGCACCTCTGGCAGGCCCTCTCGGGTCCGAGGTCGGACGACTGCTCCTGCCGTGGTGGCACGACGTGGATCTGCGACTGGGTGTCCAGGTGGCCTCGGTGGAGCGTGACGGCGTACGACTGGTGGGCGGAGAGCTGGTGCCGGCCGACACGGTGCTGACCGCGATCGGCGTACGCCCCGAGGTGGGATGGCTCGCGCACAGCGGCCTGGAGATGGCCGCCGGCGGGGTCGCCGTGGACTCGGATCGACGCACCAGCGACCCACACGTCTACGCGATCGGCGATGCCGCGGCACGTTGGTCGGACTCCCTCGCAGCGAGGGTGCACTCGGGACACTGGGACGAGGCCGTCAACGGCGCCATCGCCGTCGCCGCCACGATCGTGGGCAAACCCCAAGGCCTCGACGAGGTCCCCTACTTCTGGTCCGACCAGTTCGGCCGCAAGATCCAGTACGTCGGCCAGCACCGTCCCAGCGACACCCTGGTGATGCGAACCCACGATGACCCGGCCAAGTGGGGAGCCGCCTGGCTCGACGACCACGGCCGCCTCACCGCGCACGTCAGCGTCGGATTCCCGCGCGCCATGGTCGGTGCCCGCATGGCCATCCAGGAGCGTCGTCCGATCGACCCGGAGCGATGTCGCGATCTCGCGGCTGCCCTGTAG
- a CDS encoding 2-oxoacid:acceptor oxidoreductase subunit alpha: protein MSKDSPEALRRVVIRFAGDSGDGMQLTGERFTSQAAVLGNDLATMPDFPAEIRAPRGTLPGVSSFQIQIADHDILTPGDHPDVLVAMNPAALKANLGDLRPGGTLIVNTDEFTPRNLAKVGYDHNPLEGDALADWTLHTVAMAKLTLGAVESAGVSKKDGERAKNMFALGLVCWMFARPTDETEQSIRAKFAKAPQVAEANLLAFRAGWNYGETTEAFATRYQVARARLAPGTYRQISGNRALAQGLVAASQLSGLPLVLGSYPITPASDILHELSKLADLGVTTMQVEDEIAAISAAIGASLGGALAVTSTSGPGLSLKSEALGLAVMVEIPLVLVDVQRGGPSTGLPTRTEQSDLLQAVYGRNGESPVPVIAASSPADAFDSALEAARIAITYRTPVILLSDGAIGNGVEPWRIPALADLDPIEPDYVTEVSVRTKYQPYARDPHTLARAMTLPGTPGATHRLGGLEKANGSGAISYDAANHDLMVRLRHERIAGIEVPDAVVDDPSGVADLLVVGWGSSAGPIGEACRLLRETGVHVAHLHLRHLNPFPANLGHLLGSYHRVVAPEMNLGQLAQMLRATYLVDVTPITKVRGESFTSVELAHAFNQAREGTLGVHEGGKAAAARAQIIARPRVLQEEMA, encoded by the coding sequence GTGAGCAAAGACAGTCCCGAGGCTCTTCGCCGAGTCGTGATCCGCTTCGCGGGCGACTCCGGCGACGGCATGCAACTCACGGGCGAGCGCTTCACCAGCCAGGCAGCCGTACTCGGCAACGACCTGGCCACCATGCCGGACTTCCCGGCCGAGATCCGTGCACCGCGAGGCACGCTGCCCGGCGTCTCGTCCTTCCAGATCCAGATCGCCGACCACGACATCCTGACTCCAGGTGACCACCCCGACGTCCTGGTCGCGATGAACCCGGCGGCGTTGAAGGCCAACCTCGGCGACCTGCGCCCCGGCGGGACGCTGATCGTGAACACCGACGAGTTCACGCCCAGGAATCTGGCCAAGGTCGGGTACGACCACAACCCCCTCGAAGGGGACGCGTTGGCCGACTGGACCCTGCACACGGTCGCCATGGCGAAGTTGACCCTGGGGGCCGTCGAGTCAGCCGGCGTCAGCAAGAAGGACGGGGAGCGGGCCAAGAACATGTTCGCCCTCGGCCTGGTGTGCTGGATGTTCGCGCGACCCACCGACGAGACCGAGCAGTCCATCCGCGCCAAGTTCGCGAAGGCGCCGCAGGTGGCCGAGGCCAATCTGCTGGCATTCCGGGCGGGCTGGAACTACGGCGAGACCACCGAAGCCTTCGCCACCAGATATCAGGTCGCGCGGGCCCGGCTGGCTCCTGGCACCTATCGACAGATCTCCGGCAACCGCGCGCTCGCCCAAGGCCTGGTCGCAGCCAGCCAACTTTCCGGCCTGCCTCTTGTGCTGGGGAGTTATCCGATCACCCCGGCCTCCGACATCCTGCACGAGTTGAGCAAACTCGCGGACCTCGGCGTGACGACCATGCAGGTCGAGGACGAGATCGCGGCGATCAGTGCAGCGATAGGAGCCTCCCTCGGGGGTGCCTTGGCGGTGACCTCGACGTCGGGCCCCGGCCTGTCGCTGAAGTCGGAGGCGCTCGGGCTTGCCGTCATGGTCGAGATCCCACTCGTGCTGGTCGATGTCCAGCGCGGCGGCCCCTCGACCGGGCTGCCCACCCGCACCGAGCAGTCGGATCTCCTGCAGGCGGTCTATGGCCGCAACGGCGAGTCGCCAGTGCCGGTGATCGCCGCGAGTTCGCCCGCTGACGCGTTCGACTCTGCGCTCGAGGCAGCACGAATCGCCATCACCTATCGCACTCCGGTGATCTTGTTGTCCGACGGCGCCATCGGCAACGGCGTCGAGCCATGGCGGATTCCGGCACTCGCCGACCTGGACCCGATCGAGCCCGATTACGTCACCGAGGTGTCTGTGCGCACGAAGTATCAGCCGTACGCACGCGACCCGCACACGCTGGCGCGCGCGATGACCCTGCCCGGCACCCCGGGTGCGACCCATCGGCTCGGCGGCCTGGAGAAGGCCAACGGCTCGGGCGCGATCTCCTATGACGCGGCCAACCACGACCTGATGGTGCGGCTGCGCCACGAGCGCATCGCCGGCATCGAGGTCCCGGATGCGGTGGTGGACGATCCGTCCGGTGTCGCCGACCTGCTCGTGGTCGGCTGGGGAAGTTCGGCCGGACCGATCGGGGAGGCGTGCCGCTTGCTGCGCGAGACCGGCGTGCACGTGGCGCACCTGCACCTTCGCCATCTCAACCCGTTCCCGGCCAACCTCGGACACCTGCTGGGCAGTTACCACCGCGTGGTGGCACCGGAGATGAATCTCGGCCAGCTCGCCCAGATGCTGCGAGCCACCTATCTGGTGGACGTCACGCCGATCACCAAGGTGCGCGGAGAGTCGTTCACCTCGGTCGAGTTGGCCCACGCCTTCAACCAGGCACGTGAAGGCACGCTCGGAGTCCATGAGGGTGGCAAGGCAGCAGCCGCGCGCGCTCAGATCATTGCCCGTCCCCGGGTGCTGCAGGAGGAAATGGCATGA
- a CDS encoding FCD domain-containing protein encodes MTKKTAPKKSSAKKGKPTAPPIPIAAGGSVLRPLKAAEVVAREVVRTIRSQGLQPGDSLPSESEMLKQYSVSRESLREALRLLEVGGMISIRRGPGGGPVVGTVDSANLGRMQALYFHLAGATYDELMEAWVFAESTLARMAAANPNAEAREAAMAPYLEGQADEDDHHDLEVYMSGHEGFHGTVAALSGNKVFHLTFRAYGQLVAHHLATVGDVRNHHAALVEDHLKLAQAIHDGDSEAAATLMEDHLSKVANINKATLGALLEGSVEWL; translated from the coding sequence ATGACCAAGAAGACCGCCCCGAAGAAGAGTTCGGCCAAGAAAGGCAAACCGACCGCACCGCCGATCCCGATCGCCGCCGGTGGCTCGGTGTTGCGTCCGCTGAAGGCCGCAGAGGTGGTGGCACGCGAGGTCGTACGCACGATCAGATCGCAAGGCCTCCAGCCGGGAGACAGCCTTCCGTCGGAGTCCGAGATGCTCAAGCAGTACTCCGTGAGCCGGGAATCGCTTCGTGAGGCGCTGCGGCTCCTCGAGGTGGGCGGGATGATCTCGATCCGCCGCGGTCCCGGTGGTGGTCCGGTCGTGGGCACCGTCGACTCGGCCAATCTCGGCCGGATGCAGGCGCTCTATTTCCATCTTGCCGGTGCTACCTACGACGAACTGATGGAGGCCTGGGTCTTCGCAGAGTCCACTCTGGCGCGGATGGCCGCAGCCAACCCGAACGCCGAGGCGCGCGAGGCCGCGATGGCCCCCTATCTCGAGGGGCAGGCGGACGAGGATGACCATCACGACCTCGAGGTCTATATGTCGGGCCACGAGGGCTTCCACGGCACTGTGGCGGCGCTGTCTGGCAACAAGGTGTTCCACCTGACCTTCCGCGCTTACGGCCAACTGGTGGCGCACCACCTGGCCACCGTCGGCGACGTGCGCAATCACCACGCCGCCCTGGTCGAAGACCACCTCAAACTCGCCCAAGCCATCCACGACGGCGACAGCGAAGCCGCGGCCACGCTCATGGAGGACCACCTGAGCAAGGTCGCCAACATCAACAAGGCCACGCTCGGCGCCCTTCTCGAGGGCTCGGTCGAGTGGCTATGA
- a CDS encoding thiamine pyrophosphate-binding protein, whose translation MLFNEAIAKAFADHGIRHIFGVLGDANLYMIDSFQRKFGGSFYSVSHEAGGVLAANGFARTTGELGVATVTHGPALTNIVTPLVESVRDHTPMLVIAGDTSVEDKDNFQNISQRDVVVPTGAGFEQVRSPQTVCEDVAVAVRRALVERRPIVLNVPADFQWQEATYAAPSGPRHPSRQAVAPDAAAVEEAVGLIASANRPLVLAGQGATSQEAREALIRLAHRIGAPLATTLRARDLFRGEPHHIGIAGTLSHEEGLDVIGSADTVIAFGAGLNRWTTAEGSVLEGKRVVQVDVDPAALHRHQSVHAVVLGDAGAVAEAFVELLDEAEVKPTGFASPELADKLASRRDDDFTDLSADGHVDLRSAMLRIEEEFPRDRALVFDGGRWIFNAFKLFHVEHPRNYVHTVNFGSIGLGMGNALGAAVGSQKPTLLVTGDGGFMLGGLAEFNTAVRHGLDLVVILFNDMAYGAEHIQFRNKDMDPAASTFDWPDFGPVADALGGKGYTVRTLEDLDAALAELPKRDRPVLIDIKIDPDKVTLAGH comes from the coding sequence ATGCTCTTCAACGAAGCCATCGCCAAGGCCTTCGCCGACCACGGAATCCGGCACATCTTCGGGGTCTTGGGCGACGCGAACCTCTACATGATCGACAGTTTCCAGCGAAAGTTCGGCGGCAGCTTCTATTCGGTGTCGCACGAGGCGGGGGGCGTGTTGGCGGCCAACGGCTTCGCTCGTACGACCGGCGAACTCGGAGTCGCCACCGTCACCCACGGTCCGGCGCTGACCAACATCGTCACGCCCCTGGTGGAGAGCGTGCGCGACCACACGCCGATGCTGGTGATCGCCGGTGACACCTCCGTGGAGGACAAGGACAACTTCCAGAACATCTCGCAGCGCGACGTGGTGGTGCCGACCGGTGCTGGGTTCGAGCAGGTCCGCTCCCCGCAGACAGTGTGTGAGGACGTCGCGGTGGCCGTACGACGGGCGCTGGTCGAGCGCCGTCCGATCGTCTTGAACGTCCCAGCTGACTTCCAGTGGCAGGAGGCGACGTATGCCGCTCCCTCGGGTCCTCGTCACCCGTCTCGCCAGGCGGTCGCGCCCGATGCGGCTGCCGTCGAGGAGGCAGTGGGCCTGATCGCGTCCGCCAACCGCCCGCTCGTGCTGGCCGGGCAGGGTGCGACGAGCCAGGAGGCTCGCGAGGCCCTGATCAGGCTCGCGCACCGCATCGGCGCGCCGCTGGCCACGACGCTGCGCGCTCGCGATCTGTTCCGCGGCGAACCGCATCACATCGGGATCGCCGGGACCCTGTCGCACGAAGAGGGGCTTGACGTGATCGGGTCGGCCGACACCGTCATCGCCTTCGGCGCGGGCCTGAACCGCTGGACCACCGCCGAGGGTTCGGTGCTGGAGGGCAAGCGGGTCGTGCAGGTCGACGTCGATCCGGCGGCATTGCACCGCCACCAGAGCGTGCACGCCGTGGTCCTGGGTGACGCCGGCGCGGTGGCCGAGGCGTTCGTCGAACTTCTCGATGAGGCGGAGGTCAAGCCCACCGGCTTCGCTTCGCCGGAGCTGGCCGACAAGTTGGCGAGCCGTCGCGACGACGACTTCACCGACCTCAGCGCCGATGGTCATGTCGACCTGCGCAGCGCGATGCTGCGGATCGAGGAGGAGTTCCCGCGAGACCGTGCCCTGGTGTTCGACGGTGGCCGCTGGATCTTCAACGCCTTCAAACTGTTCCACGTGGAGCACCCGCGCAACTACGTGCACACCGTGAACTTCGGCTCCATCGGTCTGGGCATGGGCAACGCGCTCGGGGCCGCGGTCGGCTCGCAGAAGCCGACGCTGTTGGTCACCGGCGACGGTGGCTTCATGCTCGGCGGACTGGCGGAGTTCAACACCGCCGTGCGCCACGGCCTCGATCTCGTGGTGATCTTGTTCAACGACATGGCGTACGGCGCCGAGCACATCCAGTTCCGCAACAAGGACATGGACCCCGCCGCCTCGACCTTCGACTGGCCCGACTTCGGGCCCGTCGCGGACGCTCTGGGCGGCAAGGGCTACACCGTGCGCACGCTGGAGGATCTCGACGCGGCACTCGCCGAGTTGCCAAAGCGCGATCGTCCCGTCCTCATCGACATCAAGATCGACCCGGACAAGGTCACCCTGGCCGGCCACTGA